The region TTTTACATACAACAGCGAATTTTCAACAGGAGAAATTCAGGAGTATACGAGCGAATTTCATGGCTACTTAGACGACCAGAAGCGTGAAGCGTATAGTCGTATCAACCGGCTGATCGGTGATGGCGGCACAATTAATGATATGATGCTGAAAGATCGTATTGTATTTTTGGTGTCGGATGCGCTAGCTGATGGTGCAGCGCTGAGCGTAGCATTTGATTTTTTGAAACCGATTCGAATAGAAAGACTGGTTGTAGCCACGCCGATTGCAACGGTGTCGGTGGTGGACCAGTTACACGTTACGGCGGACGAATTGCATGTGCTTGATGTGAAAGAAAATTACTTGGGAGTGAATCACTATTACTCCGACAATACGGTTCCGACACGTAAAGAGGCAATTAAGAAGATCAGCCAGATTATTTTGAATTGGCGGTAAATATAGCAGCCAAGTGGCTTGAATTGCATCTAGAAAAAATGTAGAATAAAAAGCAACAGTGGTATTAATAAAAAGCAAGAAAGGCTGTTCACGTGCTTGATGTATTTATAACCTCCAGGGTTCGGCGAAAGATCGTGGTGGTATACGCAAAATATCCAGATTTTCGTACGCATGTGCGCGGTCTCGCTAAGCTGATCAAAGAAGACCCGGGTAATATCCAGCGTGAGTTACGCCGGCTTGAAAAGGTGGGTTTTTTGATGGCTGAAAAACAGGGCAATACACGGATTTATTCAACCAACAAGCAGTTTCCGATTTTTAAAGAGCTACAGAGTATCGTGATCAAATCGCAGCAGCAAGCGAGCAGCAATCGGTCAAAACGGACGACCTCTGATATCCAACCGCGATGACGTTGTTTGAGCAGATCCTGGCAGCACGCGGATTAAGCGACGCGTCGGTACGCCAGGCATTTTTATCGCCTGACTATGCGGCAACAAAATATGACCCGTTTTTGCTATCAGAGATGGATAAGGCGGTAGAGCGGTTGGTGCTGGCGCGCCAAAAGCAGGAAAAAATCGTTATTTATGGTGATTACGATATTGATGGACTGAGCGCGACGGCACTATTGTTGGATGCGTTTCATAGTTTTGGATTTCAACGCCTAGACGCGTTTATTCCAAACCGGTTTGTTGAAGGCTATGGCATGACGATTGGCGCGGTCAATAAGGTGCGCGATATGGGCGCGCAGCTGATTGTAACGGTGGACTGCGGTAGTTTGTGCCACACGGAGATTGCGTACGCAGCTGATCTCGGTATTGATACGGTGGTGACAGACCACCATAATATTGCGCCGACGCGCCCGCCAGCGATTGCGACAGTTAATCCAAAATATGCTGATCATGAGTATCCATTTCGTGATTTGTGCGGCGCGGGTGTGGCGTTTAAGCTTGTGCAGGCACTACAGACGCGGTTGGACGGGCTGCCTGATGGGTACGAAAAATGGCTGCTTGATTTAGTGGCGTTGGGGACAGTGTGCGATATTGTGACGTTAGCGGATGAGAATCGAGCAAACGTGTATTGGGGGTTGGAAGTGCTGAAGAAGCAGCGGCGTACCGGGCTAAAAGCATTGATGGCGGTGAGCGGTATTGAGCCGGAGATAGTAAATGCACGGCATTTGGGGTTTGGGTTAGGTCCGCGTATGAATGCGGCGGGACGGCTAGATACGGCGCAGCATAGTTTGGATATGCTGACAGCAACAGACGGAATAGAGGCACTGGCGGCAAGTGAAAAATTGGAGGCGTTTAATGTTGAACGGCGTTCAATTCAGGATGAGATTTTTAAGCAAGCTTGTGAACAAGCGGATGGCATGGCGGATGACCGCGTGCTGGTGGTGGCGAGCGAAGGCTGGAATCATGGCGTGATTGGCATTGTGGCGTCGAAATTAGTCGAGACGTATAAAAAGCCGGTATTTATTATTGGTATTCGCGGTGATACGGCGACAGGTTCGGCGCGTAGTTTTGGTAATTTTTCAGCAGCGGATGCGGTACGTGCTGCCGACGATATTATCTTGCGCGGCGGTGGGCACGGCGCGGCAGCAGGCGTGACACTTGAGACGGCGCAGATCCCAGCGTTTCGCAGGCGGGTCAATGAGTTTTATGATAGTTTGAATCTGACCGACCAAGTGCGATTTTTGCAGCCAAGCGCTGACGTTGAGGTTAAAGATTTTGCAGAAATAACAGAAGAATTAGTTGAGCAAATCTCTCGGATGGAGCCGTTTGGCAACGGCAACCCTGAGCCGATTCTAAAAATTGCGCATGCGGTAGTTGCAGGCGTACGGCGTATGGGAGCAAACGGGCAGCATGTGAAAATAGCACTGCGTGATGCAAGTGAAAAGACGCTACAGGTGCTCGCATTTAACGCGCCGGAATCGTTTTTCCGCGAACCGGGCGATGAGATTGCGGCATGGTTTCAGCCAAATATTAATGAGTGGAACGGTGTGCGCACGGTTGAAGGGCGATTGTTGCATGTTGAACTACGGTAGGTGATTGTAAAAGCTCTCGCCATCTGGTATAATGATAAACGATATGGTACAAGTTACACGGAAAGATGAACGCGAGGCGAATGAAAATATTCTTCGCCGTTTTAACCGCCGCGTGTTGCAAAGCGGAAAACTCGCAAAAGCAAAGGCTATGATGCGCTTTGAGAAAGCGATGAGTAAAACTGATCGCCGCAACAAAGCGATCCTTCGCAAAGAACGAAAAGCGGAAAAGCTGGCGAAGATTCGCTTAGGAGTGCGCTAGCCAATGGCGTTAAAGCAACGCATCAGAGATGAAATGAAAGCCGCCCTACTTGGCGGCAATCGTTTTTTGGGCGATACGCTGCGTAATTTAAGCGCAGCAATCTTAGACGAGGAAGTCAAACAGAATAAGCGCGGCGATGGTTTGAGCGACGAAGCAATTGAAAAAGTGATCGCGCGCGAGGTCAAGAAGCGGCGTGAGTCGGCGGCGATCTATCGTGAGAACGACCGAGTTGATTTAGCGGAGCCTGAAGAGAAAGAGATGGCGATTTTACAGGCGTACTTGCCGGAGCAAATGACTGAAGTAGAGTTGCAACAGTTAATTAATGAGAAGATTGTGAAACTTGGCGTGAGCGATCTGCGCAGTATGGGGCAAGTGGTTGGTGCGGTAAAAGCGGCAGCCGGCAGTAAGGCTGATGGTGCGGTGGTCGCGAAATTAGTTAAACAAGCGCTAACGAAATAAATAAACAAAGGAGATTGTAGCGATGATTTTATTGTTTGGCCCGACGGGCGCGGGTAAAAGCATGCAGGGGCAAATGTTAGCAGTGCGCCAGGGGTGGAAGTGGCTTAGTACTGGCGAGATGCTGCGCCAGAGCGATGATCCGGCAGTAATTGCGACGCTGAAAAGCGGTGAATTGGTAAGCGACGAACTGACATATCATGTATTTGAGCGTGCCGTACAGGATGCGCGTGATAAAAAATACCAGAATATCATCGTGGATGGTTTTCCGCGCACGAAAGAGCAAGCGGCGTGGCTTGATGACTATATGGAGCGCATAGACGAGAAGATAGATATCGTCGTAGTGCTAGAAGTGCCAGAACAAGAAATCATGCGGCGCCTAGAGAAGCGCGGGCGCATGGAAGATACGCCTGATACGATTGCGCGGCGTATGACTATATACCGCCAAAAGATGTATCCGGTGCTTGGAATTTTTGCTGAAGCGGGCGTGAAAATTATCCACCTAGACGGTACGGGCAGCGCTGGCGAGGTGCACGATAGGATTTACGACGAGGTGAAGCGCGTATGTCCGAATTAATTACCGGTTTAAAAACGCCTGAGCAAATTCAAGCAATGCGCGAAGGCGGCAAGATTTTGGCGCGGATTTTTGCTGATATCCGCGGATTTGTGCATGCTGGGCAAACTAAACGCGAGATAGATAATTTTGTTGCGCAAAAAATTGTTGGGTATGGCGCGGAAATAACCTATAAGACGCCAGAAGTGAACTTTCCAGGTGCGATTTGTATTAGCGTGAACGACGAAATTGTGCATGGTGCACCGAATGACGATGTGTTGCAGAAAGGCGACGTTGCTAGTTTTGATTTAGTGATTACCTATAAAGGTATGAAAACTGATTCGGCGTTTACAATGGTAGTTGACGACGAGCCGAAAGGAGCGGTGAAGCATCTGCTTGCAGCAACCGAACGCAGTTTGTATGCAGGAATTGATGCGGTAAAAGGGTCAGTTCGGACGGGCGATATTGGTGCAGCAATTGAGAAAGTGTTGCGGAACGGCAAACTTGGGATAGTGCGCGAGCTGGTTGGGCATGGCGTAGGGTTACATATGCACATGCCGCCGGACATCCCGAACTACGGACGCAAAGGAACGGGTGTACTGCTGCAGCCAGGCGATACGGTGGCAATTGAGCCGATGGCGACGCTTGGTGGCGAACGGATTATCCAATTGGACGACGGTTGGACGTATGCGACGCGCGACGGTAGCCTAGCGGCACATTTTGAGCACACGATTTTAATCACTGAACACGGCGCGGAAATTATTACGCGGGCGTAGGCGATTTTATACGGGTTATGCTATAATAGCCCTATATGCAAGAACAATCTCGATATGCAGTTGGTATTGATGTTGGCACAACAATGGTTCGGTGTGTCGTTGGCCATATTGATCCAACGACGGGTACGCCGACGATTGTTGGCGTTGGCCAAGCGCCAAATAGCGGTATGCGAAAGGGTACGGTATCGAATTTGAACGGGCCGGCGCAGGCGATTGATCAGGCGCTTGGCGATGCAGAGCGTATGAGCGGTTACGAAGTAAACGCGGCGACGATTAGCGTGAATGGTTCGCATATTGTCAGTACGAAAGCCGACGGCATGATTGCAGTTGGTATGGCAGATCATGAAGTTGTTGAAGAAGATGTACTGCGCTTGGAGGATGTAGCGACAACAGGTAAAGTACCGGCGAATCGCGAGATTCTTGAGGTTGTGCCGTTTAGCTATACGCTTGATGGGCAGGGCGGTATTAAAGACCCAGTTGGCATGACAGGTACGCGTTTAGAAATTAATGCGAATGTCGTGTCGGCAATGGCGCCATATGTCGCGAACTTACAAAAAGCCGTTGAACTTGCGACAGTGAAGCCGCACGCAACGATTCCGTCGGTGATGGCGGCTGCTAAGGCGGTACTGAATGAATCGCAAATTGAAAATGGTGTGGCGGTCGTCGATTTAGGTGGTGCAACAACAAGCGTGGCGGTGTTTGAAGAAGGCGATCTACAATACGTCGGGGTTGTGTCGATGGGTGGCGTTAATATTACGAATGATTTGGCAATTGGACTGAAAACTGATCCGGAAGTTGCTGAGAAAGTAAAGCTGCAGCACGCAGCGGCAATAGCACGCAGCGAGCCTCGTAAAGTAAGCATAAAACATGAGAAGGAAACTCTGTTTTTTGACCAAGCAGAGATTGATGAAATCGTAGAAGCACGACTTGAAGAAATTCTTGAATTGGTAAATAAAGAGCTCAAAAAAGCGGGGCGTGCCGGTCAGTTGCCGAGCGGTGCGGTACTGACGGGCGGCACGGCAAACTTAAAAGGAATAGCGGAGTATGCGAAATCGCAGCTGGGCGTTGCTGCACGCGTCGGTAAGCCGCATGGATTTGGCGGTGTAGCAGACGAAATTGATAAACCGCACTTTGCAGCAGCGGTTGGGCTGATGTTGGTTGATGCTGAGGCGGCAACGGTACGTCCGCATGGTGGCAATACGTCGAAAAAGTCGGGTGGATTTATTAAAACGCTTCTGAGCAAATTCAAGCCGTAAGCAAAAGAGTGGTATACTAGTAGGTAACGTGAGGAATAGTAAGGGGTATAAGGAGTTGCAATGCCGGAAGTAAAACCAAGTGAGATTGAGACATTCGCAAGCATAAAGGTTGTGGGCGTCGGCGGCGCAGGCGGGTCGGCGGTAAACCGGATGAAAGATGCCGGGTTAGTTGGCGTGCAATTTATCGCGATGAACACTGACGCACAGGCGCTGCATAATTCAAAGGCTGATGTTAAAATCCACCTTGGTCATAGTACGACGAACGGCTTGGGTGCAGGGGCGGATCCAGCGGTTGGCGAAGCGGCAGCGCGCGAATCAATTGATGAAATTCGCGCAGCGCTTGAGGGTGCTGATATGGTATTTGTGACGATTGGCGCTGGCGGCGGCACCGGTTCGGGCGCGGGGCATGTAGTCGCTGAAGTAGCGCGCGACTTAGGTATTTTATGCGTTGGTGTTGCGACGAAGCCATTTAGTTTTGAAGGTGAAAAACGCCGGCAGAATGCCGAATGGGCGATTGCGCAATTGGGCAAAAGTGTCGATACGCTCATTACGATTCCAAATGACCGGTTGTTGCAAACGATTGACCGCCGGACGCCGTTGTTGGAAACGTTTAAGATCGCGGATGACGTGTTGCGCCAAGGCGTGCAGGGTATCTCGGAGCTAATTACCGAGCACGGGCTTATTAACCTGGACTTTGCCGACGTGAAAGCGATTATGAGCAATGCCGGTTCGGCGTTGATGGGTATTGGTCGAGCGAGCGGCGAAAACCGTGCAGCGCAGGCGGCGCAGCAGGCGATTGAAAGCCCGCTGATTGAGGTGTCGATCGACGGCGCGAAAGGCGTGCTATTTAACGTCACTGGCGGCTATGATATGAGTATGGCGGAAATTCAAGAGGCGGCAGAAATTATTACGAGCGCTGTGTCGCCGGACGCGAATATTATTTTTGGCGCGACTCTAAAGCCCGAGCTTGAAGACGAGTTGATTATTA is a window of Candidatus Saccharimonadaceae bacterium ML1 DNA encoding:
- a CDS encoding Pribosyltran domain-containing protein — protein: MYFESRAQAGQLLAAQVVDKYRYENCAVVALTEGGVLVGEQIAAQLHCVLMMLVTENIDVPGENLSFGAVSQRGNFTYNSEFSTGEIQEYTSEFHGYLDDQKREAYSRINRLIGDGGTINDMMLKDRIVFLVSDALADGAALSVAFDFLKPIRIERLVVATPIATVSVVDQLHVTADELHVLDVKENYLGVNHYYSDNTVPTRKEAIKKISQIILNWR
- a CDS encoding ArsR family transcriptional regulator: MLDVFITSRVRRKIVVVYAKYPDFRTHVRGLAKLIKEDPGNIQRELRRLEKVGFLMAEKQGNTRIYSTNKQFPIFKELQSIVIKSQQQASSNRSKRTTSDIQPR
- the recJ gene encoding Single-stranded-DNA-specific exonuclease RecJ, which encodes MTLFEQILAARGLSDASVRQAFLSPDYAATKYDPFLLSEMDKAVERLVLARQKQEKIVIYGDYDIDGLSATALLLDAFHSFGFQRLDAFIPNRFVEGYGMTIGAVNKVRDMGAQLIVTVDCGSLCHTEIAYAADLGIDTVVTDHHNIAPTRPPAIATVNPKYADHEYPFRDLCGAGVAFKLVQALQTRLDGLPDGYEKWLLDLVALGTVCDIVTLADENRANVYWGLEVLKKQRRTGLKALMAVSGIEPEIVNARHLGFGLGPRMNAAGRLDTAQHSLDMLTATDGIEALAASEKLEAFNVERRSIQDEIFKQACEQADGMADDRVLVVASEGWNHGVIGIVASKLVETYKKPVFIIGIRGDTATGSARSFGNFSAADAVRAADDIILRGGGHGAAAGVTLETAQIPAFRRRVNEFYDSLNLTDQVRFLQPSADVEVKDFAEITEELVEQISRMEPFGNGNPEPILKIAHAVVAGVRRMGANGQHVKIALRDASEKTLQVLAFNAPESFFREPGDEIAAWFQPNINEWNGVRTVEGRLLHVELR
- the rpsU gene encoding 30S ribosomal protein S21 yields the protein MINDMVQVTRKDEREANENILRRFNRRVLQSGKLAKAKAMMRFEKAMSKTDRRNKAILRKERKAEKLAKIRLGVR
- a CDS encoding Glutamyl-tRNA amidotransferase produces the protein MALKQRIRDEMKAALLGGNRFLGDTLRNLSAAILDEEVKQNKRGDGLSDEAIEKVIAREVKKRRESAAIYRENDRVDLAEPEEKEMAILQAYLPEQMTEVELQQLINEKIVKLGVSDLRSMGQVVGAVKAAAGSKADGAVVAKLVKQALTK
- a CDS encoding nucleoside monophosphate kinase, with protein sequence MILLFGPTGAGKSMQGQMLAVRQGWKWLSTGEMLRQSDDPAVIATLKSGELVSDELTYHVFERAVQDARDKKYQNIIVDGFPRTKEQAAWLDDYMERIDEKIDIVVVLEVPEQEIMRRLEKRGRMEDTPDTIARRMTIYRQKMYPVLGIFAEAGVKIIHLDGTGSAGEVHDRIYDEVKRVCPN
- the map gene encoding type I methionyl aminopeptidase; translation: MSELITGLKTPEQIQAMREGGKILARIFADIRGFVHAGQTKREIDNFVAQKIVGYGAEITYKTPEVNFPGAICISVNDEIVHGAPNDDVLQKGDVASFDLVITYKGMKTDSAFTMVVDDEPKGAVKHLLAATERSLYAGIDAVKGSVRTGDIGAAIEKVLRNGKLGIVRELVGHGVGLHMHMPPDIPNYGRKGTGVLLQPGDTVAIEPMATLGGERIIQLDDGWTYATRDGSLAAHFEHTILITEHGAEIITRA
- the ftsA gene encoding Cell division protein FtsA, whose amino-acid sequence is MQEQSRYAVGIDVGTTMVRCVVGHIDPTTGTPTIVGVGQAPNSGMRKGTVSNLNGPAQAIDQALGDAERMSGYEVNAATISVNGSHIVSTKADGMIAVGMADHEVVEEDVLRLEDVATTGKVPANREILEVVPFSYTLDGQGGIKDPVGMTGTRLEINANVVSAMAPYVANLQKAVELATVKPHATIPSVMAAAKAVLNESQIENGVAVVDLGGATTSVAVFEEGDLQYVGVVSMGGVNITNDLAIGLKTDPEVAEKVKLQHAAAIARSEPRKVSIKHEKETLFFDQAEIDEIVEARLEEILELVNKELKKAGRAGQLPSGAVLTGGTANLKGIAEYAKSQLGVAARVGKPHGFGGVADEIDKPHFAAAVGLMLVDAEAATVRPHGGNTSKKSGGFIKTLLSKFKP
- the ftsZ gene encoding Cell division protein FtsZ; its protein translation is MPEVKPSEIETFASIKVVGVGGAGGSAVNRMKDAGLVGVQFIAMNTDAQALHNSKADVKIHLGHSTTNGLGAGADPAVGEAAARESIDEIRAALEGADMVFVTIGAGGGTGSGAGHVVAEVARDLGILCVGVATKPFSFEGEKRRQNAEWAIAQLGKSVDTLITIPNDRLLQTIDRRTPLLETFKIADDVLRQGVQGISELITEHGLINLDFADVKAIMSNAGSALMGIGRASGENRAAQAAQQAIESPLIEVSIDGAKGVLFNVTGGYDMSMAEIQEAAEIITSAVSPDANIIFGATLKPELEDELIITVIATGFDSEFFQQQAEELEQPASLTPAAPVAPTEDSSTPVDDIDMNLSHADAAAQFAGESTTDIWNQPMDDDDDDTPAFLRRRKKHKSSDE